Genomic DNA from Nonomuraea rubra:
GGGTCGGTGCCGGAGACGATGGCGGGCTCGCCGCAGCGGGCCGCGACGGCGGCGGGGTCGGCCAGGTCGACGCCCTGCCGGAGCATCCACCAGGTCATCGCCCGGTACATCGCCCCGGTGTCGAGGTAACGCAGGCCAAGCGCGCGGGCGGCGCCACGCGACACGCTCGACTTACCCGACCCCGAAGGGCCGTCCATGGCGACGACCAGACCGGTCACGGCCTCTCCCTCTTCACGTGTTAGGTCCAACCCGAAGAGGCTACCGCCTCCGGGACGCTCTTATGGTTGCCGACGGGGCAGGCCGATCACCCCGGATCAGCCGTTCGGTGCCGTGGCAGCAGGACGCTGACCGCCGCGATGGCCAGGCCGAGCCCGGCCGCGATGAGGAAGACCCGGTCGTAGTGCGAGGCGGCGCCCGCGGCCGTCGCCAGCACCGCCAGGCCGATCGACCCGCCCACCTGGCCGGCCGTACTGGCCAGGCCGCCGACGATGCCGGCGTCCCCCTCGGGCACGCCGGCGGTCGCCGCGGCCATGAGGGTGGGGAAGGTCAGCCCGATGCCGAGCGCGACGAGCAGCGTGGGCCCGAGTACGCCGACGGCGTACCCGCTGCCGGCGGAGGCCTGGGCGAGCCAGCCGAACCCGGCCAGGAAGCAGGCGCTGCCGGCCAGGACCAGGGGCCGCACGCCGGTCCGCGGCATCAGCACGGCGGCCCACCGCGCGACCACCAGGAACACGACCGCCGCGGGTGTCTGCCCGAGCCCGGCCTGCAAGGCGCTGAATCCCAGGACGCCCTGCAGGAAGAGCGAGGTGAAGTACCACATCGCGATGGTGATCCCGCCGAACAGCAGCAGCATGCCGTTGCCCGCAGCCACTCCCCGGACCCTGAACAGCCGCAGCGGCATCATCGGCCGGGCGGCGAGCCGCGCCTGCACCGCGACGAAGGCGCCGAGCAGCAGCAGGCCCGCCACCACCGGCCCGGCGACCGGCACGGACGTCCAGCCGTGATCGGCGGTCTGCATCACCCCGTAGACCAGCGCGGCCAGCCCGGCCGTCCCGGTGATCGCGCCGGCGAGGTCGAGCGGCTCGCGCCGGCCGGGCCGCGCGCCGGCCAGCGCCGTCAGGGCCGTGCCGATCAGCGCCGCGCCGATCGGCACGTTGATGAGGAACACCCACCGCCACGACAGGCCGGTGGTGATGGCGCCGCCCGCGAGCGCGCCTGCCATCCCGCCCACGCCGCCCGCGGCGGACCAGGCGCCGAACGCCCTGGCGCGCGCGTGCGGTTCCGTGAAGGAGGTGGTGATCACGGCCAGCGTGGCCGGGGCCATCAGGGCGGCTCCGACGCCCTGCGCGACGCGGGCCGCCACCAGGACCTGCGGAGCGGTCGCCAGGCCGCCGGCCAGGCTGGCGGCGGAGAAGACGACCAGCCCGGCGGTCAGGATCCGGCGCGGGCCGAACAGGTCGGCGGCGCGCCCGCCCAGCAGCATGAAGCCGGCGAAGGTGAGCAGGTAGCCGTTCATCACCCAGGCCAGCCCGGTGGAGGTGAAGCCGAGGTCGTCGCGGACCGAGGGCAGGGCGACGTTGACGATGGACGAGTCCAGGATGACCATGAACTGGCAGGCGCACGCCAGCGCCAGCACCATCCACGCCGGGCCAGTGTGCAGGCCGGGCTGCGGTCCAGGCAGCGGGCTGGGCTGCGGGCGCGACTGCGGGCCGGGCTGTGAGCCGGACTGCGAGCCGGGCTGTGAGCGGAGCCGCGAGTCCGCGGAGCCCGCGCCTTCTTGGGCGTGCGTCGCGGGGTCGGTGCTTGTCATGACATTTCTCCTTGCGGGCCGGCCGCTCACACGCCCTGGGAAACGGTCACGGCGCCGCCGTCCAGGGCCGTGACGCCCGTCGCTGCGTCGCCGTCCAGGGCCGTGACCCCCGTCGCGGCACCGCCGTCCGGGGCCGTACGGCCGCCCTCCAGCAGCCGCGTCGTGACCTCGGCCAGCCGCCGGCCCTGGTACCTGGCCGCTTCCAGCGTCGCGGCGTCCGGGCCGTCGGTGGCCGGGCCGGTCATCGAGGTGCCGTACGGGTTGCCGCCGGCCGCGTACACGGCGGGGTCGGTGAATCCCGGCGGTACGATCAGCGCCCCCCAGTGGTAGAAGACGTTGCCCAGCGACAGGATCGTGGCCTCGCTTCCGCCGTGCCGGTTGTACGCCGAGGTGAAGGCCGTGACCGGCTTGTCGGCCAGCTTCCCTTCCCGCCACAGCCCGCCGGCCTGGTCGATGAACTGCTTGAGCTGCGCGGCCGGCGCGCCGAACCGGGTCGGCGTCCCGAACGCGAACGCGTCCGCCCAGGCCAGGTCCTCGATCGTGGCGGCGGCGATCGAGGCGGTGGCATCGGCGTGCCGCCGCCAGCGCGGGTTCTCGTCGATGGCGCTGTCGGGCGCCAGCTCGGCGACGCGGCGCAGCCGCACCTCGGCCCCGGCCGAGGCGGCGCCCCCGGCGACGGCCTGCGCGAGCGCGTGCACGGTGCCGGTGGAGCTGTAGTAGATGACGGCGACCTTGACGGTCATACCGGGCTCCTCGAAGTCGGGTAGCATTAGTTATGCGCATAATAATTATGCGCATAACTAATGTGTCAAGGAGAGCCCATGGACTTCGAGCAAGCCGACGCGCTCAACCAGGCCATCCGCCTGCTGAGCCTGCGCCACCGGGCCAGGGCCGCGGCGTTGCTGGCCCCGCTCGGCCTGCACCCCGGGCAGGAGGCGCTGCTGCTCGAACTCGCCCGGTCAGGCCCCAGCATCCAGACCCAGCTCAGCGAGGCGCTCGGCTGCGAGCCGCCCAGCGTCACGCTCATGGTCCGCAAGCTCGAAGCCGCCGGCCACATCCGCCGCGCGCCCGCCCCCGCCGACAGGCGCGCCAGCATCGTCGAGCTCACCGACAGCGGCAGGGAGCTGACCGGGCAGATCAAGCGGCTCTGGTGCGACCTGGCGGAGGAGACGGTGACCGGCCTGTCCGCCGAGACGGTGGCGGACCTGCCCGGCATCCTCAGGACGCTGTCCGGCAACGTGGACGCGAAAGGCCGCCACCCGCACAACGACGGCCGGCCCTGATCGCAGGCCGCCACCCGCACGGGCCGGCTCTTGTTACAGGCCGCCACCCGCACAGGCCGACGTTCCAGCGGGTCGCCACCCGCACGGGCCAGCTCCAGCGGGAGGTCGCCGGCGTCAGTCGGCGATCCAGCTCCCGTGGAAGCCGAGCGGCACCCGGGCGGGCAGGTGCACGGTGGCGACCGGCTCGCCGGTGAAGTCCTGCGCGGAAAGGATCACCAGGTCGGCGGCCCCCCTGGCCGGGTTGTTGACGAACGACAGCACGTAACCGTCGTCCTCGGCCTCCCCGGCACCGACGAAGACGGGCTCGCCCACGTACGCGCCGCGCCCGAGCTCCCGCGACTCCTGCGTGCCCCGCCGCAGGTCGTGCTTGATGAGCGTGTTGCCGAACGCGTCGTCCGCCAGATCCTCCAGCTCGCCGGCCACGCCGCCGCCCACGACGTCGACCAGCTCCCTGGTGACGGCGGTGTAGCCGTAGCGGTAGGGCCTGCCGGTGCGGCGCTCGTCCATGCGCGGGAACTCCTGGGCGCGATCGTCCAGCCGCGCCTGCCCGACGCGGCCGGTGGTGAGGTCGATCCGCCACCGGTCGAGCGCGGGCGGCCCGCCCAGGTCGAGCCGCGCGTCCACGAACCCCTTGGGGTAGCTGACCACGTCCACGACCACCTCGTCGCCGTCGTCGTAGGCGTTGAGCGTATGGAAGACCCAGCACGGCGGCGCGTCCACCCACCGCACGTCGCCGCTCTCGCGCGACATGAGCCCGATGCGCGCGGGGTGGTCGTCGTTCCACGCGTACGGCAGCCGGTCGCCCCTCTCCGCGTGGGCCAGGCTGAACGTGACAGGCAGGTCGTAGATCACCACGAACCGTTCGGTGAGCGCGAAGTCGTGCACCATCGGCTTGTCGGCGACCGGGATGTCGGTGACCCGCTGGACCACGCCCTTGGGGTCGAGCACGAGGTGCTGGTGGTGGTCCCAGCCGAAGAAGTACGCCAGCGCGTGCAGCTCGCCGGTGACCGGGTCGAGGTGGGTGTGCGCGGCGAACCCGCCCGGCAGCCCACCGCCGAAGTCGCAGGCGCCGATGGTGTCGAGCTCGTACCCCAGCTCGTACGGCAGCGCCCCCGCCTCCACGGTGGCGAACGTGCGCCCGCCCAGCCCGATGACGTGGGTGTTGGCCGAGAAGTCCAGCCCGGCGTGCACGGGCCCCGGCCTGGCCTCCTCGCCGAGCCGCCCGGCGACGCGCGCGCTGCGCACCCACCGGTTGCGGTACCACTCGGCGCGGCCGTCGCGCAGCCGCACCCCGTGCACCATGCCCTCGCCGAAGAACAGGTGGCCGGCGCTGGGGTCGTCGAGGCTGAGCGGGTTGGGGCCGTTACGCAGGTAGCGGCCGTTGAGCTCGGCCGGGATGCGGCCGGTGACGTCGAGGTCGAACGCGGTGATCTCCTCGCTCACCGGGGCGAATCCATCCTTGAAGGGAGTGGTCATGACGGGTCCCTTTCATCGTCGCAAGCCAGGAACGGCGTGAGCACCGAGACGCAGAGGAGCCGGAACCGCCGCCCGGCCACCTCCCGATCGAAGAATCCCGAGATCTCCAGCCCCACGGCGCCGTGCACGGCCATCCACAACACGTCGGCGATCTCCACTGCCTCGGCCCCGCGCAGCAGCCCGGCGTCCAGGCAGTCCGCCACCCCCCGCACCAGCAGCCCGAACGTGCGCTTGGCCGCCTGGACCGCCTCCGGGCTGGGGTTCAGCCCCGGCAGCGCCCCCTGGAACATGACCCGGTAGTAGTCGGGCTCGCTCAGCGCGTACTCGCGGTAGGCCATCAGCCCCAGGTGCAGGCGTTCGAACGGGTCGTCGCGCGCCGGCACCGACAGCAGCACCTGCTCGAACCGCGCGAACCCCTCCAGCCAGAGCGCCTCCCCGAGCCCGTCCTTCCCGCCGAAGAGCGTGTAGATCACCTTGGTCGAGCAGCCCACCTCGCCGGAGATCCGCCGCACGGTGAGCGCGGCCGGGCCCTCCGTGACGAGCAGCCGCTTGGCCGCGTCGAGGATGGCCGCCCTGACGACGCTCTGCCCCTCGCGCTGGGCCTGCTGGTACGCGGTAACCACCATGCTCGGTAACGCCGTTTCTTCTCGGTAACACTGTTACCTCCTCTATACGCCTCCTCCGGGAACCCGTCAACGGCCCGGCGGAGGAGTAAGGGCGTCCGCTCCGGTAAGTGACACCGTGTGAAGAACGGAGCCCGCGTCACGGTGGTCGTGGCGAGCAAGGACAGGCTGCGGGCGCTGACCCGCTCGCTCCCCCTGCACCCGCGCCCGGTGATCCTCGTGGACAACGGCTCCACCGACGGCACCGCCACGTTCGTCCGGCGCCACTTCCCCGACGTCCACGTGGTCGAGGCAGGCAGGAACCTGGGCGCCCCTGGCCGCAACATCGGCGTCCAGATGGCCGACACCCCCTACGTCGCCTTCGCCGACGACGACTCCTGGTGGGCGCCGGGCGCGCTGGACCGGGCCGCCGACGTGCTGGACGCCTACCCGCGCCTCGCGGTCCTGGGCGCGCGCGTGCTCGTGGGGCCCGAGGAGCGGCTGGACACGGTGTCGGAGCAGATGCGCCACTCCCCGCTCGGCGTCGAGCCCGACCTGCCGGGGCCGAGCGTGCTGGGGTTCCTGGCGTGCGGGGCGGTGGTGCGCAAGGAGGCGTTCCTCGACGCGGGAGGGTTCGACGACGTGATCTTCTTCTTCGGCGAGGAGGAGCGGCTGGCCGTGGATCTGGCCGCGAAGGGATGGGGGCTGGCGTACGTGGACGACGTGGTGGCGCACCACCACCCCTCGCCGGCCAGGGACCCGCGCGGCAGGCAGGTGCTGGCCGCGCGCAACGCCGTGCTGACGGCCGTGCTGCGCCGCCCGTGGCGGGTGGTGGCCAGGCGCTCGTTCGAGGCGCTGCGGGGCGGCTCCGCGGGCCGCGAGGGACTGCGTACGGCGGTGCGCAGGCTGCCGCGGGCGCTGGCCGAGCGACGGGGGCTGCCGGTCTCCGTGGAGCGGGCGCGGCGCACGCTGGAGCGGGCCGATGGCTGACCCGCGCGTGGGCGCCGTCGTGATCACCTGGAACCGGCGCGAGGAGGTGCTGACCGCGCTGGGCCGCCTGCTCGCGCTCCCGGAACGGCCCCAGGTGGTGCTGGTGGACAACGGCTCCGCCGACGGCACCGCCGAGGCCGTGGCGCGCGCCTACCCCGAGGTGGACGTGGTCGCCCTGGACGAGAACCTGGGCGCCGTGGGCCGCAACGTCGGGGTGGAGCGGCTGCGCACGCCGTACGTGGCCTTCGCCGACGACGACACCTGGTGGGAGCCCGGCTCGCTGGCGCGGGCCGCCGACAGGCTGGACGCCCATCCCCGCCTGGCCGTCGTGACGGCCCGCATCCTGGCCGAGCCCGGCGGGCGCGACGACCCGATCGTGGCCGAGCTGCGCGACTCCCCCGTGCCCGGCCCCGGCTGGCTGCCCGGCCCGGCGCTGGGCAGCTTCCTGGCGGGGGCGTCGGTGCTGCGGCGGGAGGCGTTCCTCGAATGCGGCGGCTTCTCGCGGCGGCTGTGGCTGGGCGGCGAGGAGGAGCTGCTGGCCGTGGACCTGGCGACGGCCGGCTGGGAGCTGTGTTACCTGGAGGAGCTGACGGTCCACCACCAGGCCTCGGAGCGGCGGGACGCGCACGGCAGGCGGCGGGTGGGGCTGCGCAACACGCTCTGGTTCACCTGGCTGCGGCGGCCGCTGCGCGCGGCGCTGCGGCGTACCGCGCACCTGGCCAGGACGGTGCCACGCGACCGCGTCTCGGCGCTGGCGGCCCTGGACGCCCTGCGCGGGCTGCCGTGGGTGCTGGCGGAACGGCGGTGCGTGCCGCCGCGCGTGGAGGCCAGGCTGGCGAGCCTGGAGGCGTCCCAGGAGAACTCGCGGGCCCGCCGTTACGTCTCGTGAACGCGGGGCAGCAGGCGGATATGAGCACAGCACCGAATCCGATCGACCTGCAGAAGCACCTGAGCGGGGTCGACTATCCGGCCAGCAAGGACGACCTGGTCAAGGCCGCCCGCGACCACAACGCGGGCGACGACATCGTCCAGGCGCTGCAGAACATGCCCGACCGCCAGTACGACGGCCCGAACGCCGTCAGTGAGGCGGTCACCAAGCGCTGATTCCGTGGGGGTGCGGTGGGCGGGGCCGTGAACGGCCCCGCCCACCGCGCGTCCCGCTCACGAGCGCCCGGCCGTCAGCCCGAACGCCCAGACCGGCACCAGGCCGCGCTTGAGCAGCCTGAACTGGGGAAGCGGGCTGCTGCTGACCGTCTCCTTGTAGGCGATGGCCGCGCGTCCGGTCAGGTACCACCGGCGCGGGCTGTCGTCCGGGTGGGTGAACTGGATGACGGCGTCCCGCCTGCCGAGGCTGACGGGCTGGTGGACGTACCCGAACCTGAAGGGCGGGGGCGTCCTCCCGAGCAGCGTGGCGGCCAGCGAGTCGGCCGCGCCCAGGCCCGTGGGGATGCCGCCCTGGCAGGTGCCGTGCATGACGCCGAACTTCTGGGTGACCGCGGCGGCGTCGCCGACGGCGTACACGTCCGGGTGGGAGACCGAGCGCAGCACCCGGTCCACCACGATCCGGCCGCGTTCGTCCACGGTCAGCCCCGACTCGGCGGCCAGCGGGAGGCCTCTGGTGCCGGTCGTCCAGAGCGTGGCGTCGGAGTGGATCAGCTCGCCGCCGGCCAGCTCGACGCCGTCGGGCAGCACCTTGGTGATGTCCGCGCCCGCGCGCACCTCGACGCCGAGCCGCTCCAGCGCCCTGTCCAGGTACGCCCGCGCGCCCCGGCTCATCATCGAGCCGGGACGTCCCCTGGTCAGCAGGACGACGTGCAGGTGCGGGCGGGCCTCGGCCAGCTCGGCGGCCGACTCGACGCCGGTCAGCCCGCCGCCGGCGACGATCACCGTGCCGCTGGTGAGGGTGTCCAGGTGCTCCGAGAGGCGCACGGTGGCCGCGTAGTCGTCGTAGACGTGGGCGTGCTCGGCGACTCCGGGGACGGTCGCGTCGGTGACGGTGCCGAGCGCGTAGATCAGCTTGTCGTAGCCGAGGGTGCGGCCGTCGCCGAGGCTCACCTGCCGCCGTACCGGGTCGACGGCGGTCACCCGCCCCTGCGCGAACTCGACGCCGCTGCCCGCCAGCACGTCGGTCAGCGCGTGGTCGGCCAGCCGCTCACCCGCCGCCGTCTGGTGCAGGCGCAGCCGCTCGGTGAACCTGGGGGACGCGTTCACCAGCGTGACGCGCGCGCCCGTGGAGCGGGTCCTGTGCGCGACCCTGATGGCCGCCGCGACGCCGGTGTAGCCCCCGCCGAGTACCAGGATGTCGGTCATCTTCCTTACCTCCTCGATTCGTGCTTGCAGACGAATCGGGGAGGCAAGGATGTGACATCGCCTAGGGAACCTGCCAGCCGCGCTCGCGCAGGGCCTCGGTGAGCGTGCCTGCCGCGTCGGGCTCCACCGACAGCTCGGCGATGCCCAGGGGCAGGCCGGGGGCATGCTCCAGGCGCACGTCCTCGACGTTGACGCCGACCTCGTCGCACACCTGGAACAGCCGCGCGAGCTGGCCGGGACGGTCGCCGATCACGACCTGGACGGCGGCGTAGGAGGAGGCGGGGCCGCCGTGCTTGCCGGGGATGCGGTCGTGGCCGACCACGCCGCGCTTGAGCAGCTGGGTGATCTCGTTGGTCGCGGTGCCGTCGCCCTCGGCCAGGGCGCGCAGCGCGCTCGCCGCGTCGGCCAGGTCGTTGGCCACGGCCTCCAGGACCTCGGCGACCGGGGACGCGTTGCCGGACAGGATGCCCAGCCACAGCCCGGGGTCGCTGCCGGCGATCCGCGTGACGTCGCGCACGCCCTGCCCCGCCAGGCCCAGCGCGACGTCCGTGGCGTCGGCCAGCCGGGCGGCCACGGCGGAGGCGGCCACGTGCGGCGCGTGGGAGACCACGGCGACCGCGCGGTCGTGGTCGATGGCGCTGACCTCCACCGCGTTGGCGCCGCACAGCTCGATCAGCCGCAGCACCGCCGCCTTCGCCTCCGGGTCGGCCTCCTCGGTCGGGCACAGCGCCCATGGCCGCCCGAGGAACAGGTCGTCCCTGGCCGCCCCCGGCCCCGACTTCTCCCGGCCGGCCAGCGGGTGGGAGGCGACGTAGGTGGCCAGGTCGCAGCCGAGCTGCGCGGCCCGGTGGATGGGCTCGGCCTTGACGCTGGCGACGTCGGTGTAGAACCGGGCCGCGTCCAGGCGCTGCAGCTCCAGCAGCTCCGTCGCCACGTACGCCGGAGGCACCGCGATGATCGCCAGGTCCGCCCGCTCGGCCGCCTGCGCCGCGGACTGCCCGCCCTTCATCGGCTGCCACTCCTCGCCCGCGCCGAGCTCCCGCGCCAGCCGTACGGCGCCCTGGTCGCGGTCGGCGAGCAGCACCCGCACCCCGCGCTTGCGCAGCGCCAGCGCCGCAGACGTGCCGATGAGACCGGTGCCGACGACGAGCACGGTACGAAGATCCATCTCGATGTCCTGTTTATCGGGCCGTACGGGCTGGTAGTGTCACGCGCCCGGCTTGCCGCGCGCTTGACGGGGTGCTACGGATTCATTGGGCGGTTCTATTGGGCGATGTCCTGGCGCAGCGCCACCGCGCCGCGCAGATAGACGTGCTGGATCTCCGAACGCGGGCGGTCGGTCTCCACGTGGGCCATCAGCCGTACGACGCGGGGCAGCGCGCCCGGCACGTCGATCTCGGTGCAGCAGATCAACGGGACCTCGTGGAAACCCAGCTTGCGCGCGGCGAGCGCCGGGAACTCGGCCGTCAGGTCGGGCGTGGCCGTGAACAACACGCTGATCACGTCGTCCGGGGACAGGCTGTTGCGCTCCATGATCGCGCTGACCAGCTCGGTCGTGCCGGAGATGACCGAGTCGCGGTCGTTGGCGTCCACCTGGATCGCCCCACGGATCGCCCGCACCATGTGGTTCGTCCCCTTCCATAGCCGCAGAGCCCGTGCGGAGGTTCGCACGGGCTCCTTCGTCCGGCCAGATTACAGCTTCACCGCCGCGTACAGCTCGCCGACTTCCTTCAAGCTCAGCGCTCTGACGGTGCCCGGCTTGGTCCTGCCCAGCTTCACCGGCCCGAACTCGATCCTGGCCAGGTCGATCACGCGGTGACCGGCCTCCTCCAGCATCCGCCGCACGACGTGCTTGCGCCCCTCGTGCAGCACGACCTCGACCAGCGCCTGCTGGCCGTGCTCCTGCACGATCGAGAACGCGTCGGCCCTGGCGATGCCGTCCTCCAGCTCGATGCCCTGCTTGAGCCTGCGGCCCAGGTCGCGCGGGATCGGCCCCGGCACCTTGGCCCAGTACTTCTTCTGCACGCCGTAGCTGGGGTGCGTCAGCCGGTTGGCCAGCTCGCCGTCGTTGGTGAGCAGCAGCAGGCCCTCGGTCTCGGTGTCGAGCCTGCCCACGTGGAACAGGCGTGGCGCCAGCTCCTCGACGTAGTCGGCCAGGCATGGGCGGCCCTGCGGGTCGTCCATCGTGGAGACGACGCCGATGGGCTTGTTCAGCGCGTAGTAGACCAGGTCGGGGGCGGTCGGGATGCGCTTGCCGTCCACGTGGATGACCTGCGCCGCCGGGTCGACCTTGGCGCCGAACCTCCTGACGACCTGGCCGTTCACCGTGACACGGCCCTCGCCGATCATCTCCTCGCAGGCCCTGCGGCTGGCCACGCCCGCCTGGGCGAGCACCTTCTGCAGGCGCACGCCGCCCGGGACCTCGGTGGTGTCGCGCTCGTCGGTGTAGCCCTCGGGGTAGAGGTCGCGGTCGCGGATCGGCTGCCGGGCGGCCTTCACCCGGTCGTGCTGCGGGCTGCCGTAGCCCGGCTGCCCGCCGCCACGCCTGGTGCCTCCGCCGATGGTCTGGACGTCGTCGCGGCGCGGGGTCCGGGGTGCGCGGGCGCCCTGGCGGTCATCGCCGTCGCGCCTGCCGTAACGGGAACGCGTCGAGCCCGCCGCCGCCCTGGGCGCGGCCTCCTCACGACGCCCGCTCCGCCCGGCCCGGAACCCACCGGCCCGGTCGTCGCGGCGCTGCTCGTCACGCCGGTCGTCGCGCCGGTCGTCACGCCGGTCGTCACGGCCCTCGGAACGGTAACCGCCGCCCCGATCGTCGCGACGGGGGGCGCGCTCATAACGCTCGCCACGCCCGTACCGCTCCTCGCGGACGGGACGCTCACTACGCCCGTAGCGCTCCTCGCGGACGGGACGCTCACCACGTCCGAAGCGGTCATCGCGAGCGGGACGGTCACTACGTCCGCCGAAACGGTCATCGCGAGCGGGACCGTCGCCACGGCCACCGAAGCGGTCATCACGGGCAGGTCGGTCACCGCGGCCGCCGAAGCGGTCATCGCGGCTGCGGAATCGATCGTCGCGGTCGCCACCACGGCCACCGAACCGGTCATCGCGGCCGTAGCGCTCGTCGCGGCCATAGCGGCCGTCACGCGCTTCGCGTCCGCCGCGGTCACCGCGGTCACCATAGGTACCACGGTCACCACGGTCGGCGCGGGCGCCACGGTCGGCCCGCTCGGCGCGGTCGCCACGGTCGGCGCGGGCGCCGAAGCGGTCATCGCGGCCGAACCGGTCATCACGGCCGGGTCGCTCTTCGCGGCCGAACCGGTCTTCGCGGCTGGGACGGCTCGCGTTCTCGCCGTCGCGCCTGCCGCCGTACCGGGCGCGGGAACCGCCCCGGTCGGCGCGCAAGGAGTCGCCGCGGCGGGCGCCGTCGCGGGCGCCGTCTCGGGCGCCGTCTCGGGCGCCGCTCTCGCGGCGGGGGCCGCCGCCGCGGAAATTGTCGTCGTCGCGGCGGAAACCGCCGCGGGTGTCGTCGGAGCGGAAGGCGGGACGCCCACCACGGCCGGAGCCGCCCGCGCGTCCACGACCGCGTCCATCACCGGACGGGGTGCTACGCCTGTTGATCACTTTGTTGTCTCCTCGAGATTCTCCACGTCGTCCGGGAGGAAGGGCGCGAGCTCGGGGAGCTCGCTCAGGTCCCGCAGTCCCAGACGTTCAAGGAAGTATGAGCTTGTCCGGTAGAGCACTGCCTGGCTCTCCGGGTCGGTGCCGGCCTCCTCGACCAGCCCCCTGGCGACGAGCGTTCGCATGACGCCGTCGCTGTTGACGCCGCGGACAGCGGCGACGCGGGCACGGCTCACCGGTTGCCGGTAGGCCACGACCGCTAGTGTCTCCAGCGCGGCCTGGGTCAGCCGCGTCTGCTGGCCGTCGCGTACGAACCGCTCGACCAGTTGCGCGCAGTCGGCTCGCGTGTAGAACCGCCAGCCGCCCGCGACTTCTCTCAGGTCAAAACCCCGCCCGGCGGCGGTGTATTCCGCCGCCAGCTCGCGCAGGGCGGCACTCACCTCGTGCGTGGGGCGCTCCAGCACCTGAGCGAGAGTCACCTCGGCAACAGGTTCGTCGACCACTAGCAGGATAGCCTCCAACGCGGCCTCCATCGTCGGCCCCACCCCACTCCCGCCGGCCCCGTCGTCCCCAGCCGCCTCCTCCGCCGCACCGGAAGCTTCAGGCTGCCCCGCGTCCTCGCCCGCATCGGGAGCCTCAGCGTGCTCGACGTCGGTGATCGCCAGCTCCCCGGGCGCGCGGTTTGCGCCGAGCTCCACCACACCACGCCCCGCCGACCCGGCGCCGTCGAGCTCCGAGGCCAGCGGCGCGGCGTCCTCAAGCTCCGGCTCCTCCGGCGCCGCATCTCCAAGCCGCGAACCTTCCGACCCAGCGTCCTCAGGCCCCGAACCCTCCGACCCAGCGTCCTCAGGCCCCGAGCCCACCGGCTCAGCGTCCACAAGCCCCGAGCCCACCGGCGCGACCTCCTCAAACCCAGGACCCGCCCTCCCGGTCTCCTCGTCCGCCGGGGTGGCCGCGGGCTCGGCTTCGAGCTCTGGGGCGCCTGGTTGGGCGAGGGAGCCCGGGAGGGTCATCCAGGCGGGCAGGGGCGGCTCCGAGTCCGGGGAGCGGCGGGGGTTGGGCAGCGGGTTGTCGTCAGTCATGGGATGGTTTCTCCGCGGATTCCTCGTAGTCGTCCCCCACCGCGACGTCCCCCTCGTCGGAGCCCGTCCACGTCACGTGCAGGTCCCCCAGCGGCTCGATCTGCTCGAACGTCACCGCCGACTCCCGGAAGAGCTCCAGCACGGCCAGGAACCGGGCGATGACCTCGATGGTGCCGTCGCAGTCGGCCACCAGCGCGCGGAAGGTGGCGCGCCGGAGCCGGCGCAGGTGCATGACGAGGATCGCCGCCTGCTCCTTGACGCTCGCCAGCGGCTGGTAGACGTGCCCCAGGTTGACGGTGGGCGGCAGTTTGGGGGTGAAGGCCTTGGCGGCGATGCGGGCGAGCTGCTCGGGGCCGATGCCGAGGATCAGCTCGGGCAGCAGGTTGGCGAACTGCTCCTCCATCGCCACGGTACGCGGGAAGCGCAGCGCCTCCTCCGCCATCCGCCCGGCGAAGACCTTGGCCACCTCTTTGTACGCCTTGTACTGCAGCAGCCGCGCGAACAGCAGGTCCCTGGCCTCCAGCAGCGCCAGGTCCTCCTCGTCCTCCACCTCGCCGGTGGGCAGCAGGCGGGCCGCCTTGAGGTCGAGCAGGGTGGCCGCGACCAGCAGGAAGTGGCTGGTCTGGTCGAGGTCCCACTCGGGGCCGCGGGAGCGGATGTAGGCGATGAACTCGTCGGTGACCTTGGAGAGCGAGACCTCGGTGATGTCGAGCTTGTGCTTGGCGATGAGGCCGAGGAGCAGGTCG
This window encodes:
- a CDS encoding glycosyltransferase family 2 protein, whose amino-acid sequence is MADPRVGAVVITWNRREEVLTALGRLLALPERPQVVLVDNGSADGTAEAVARAYPEVDVVALDENLGAVGRNVGVERLRTPYVAFADDDTWWEPGSLARAADRLDAHPRLAVVTARILAEPGGRDDPIVAELRDSPVPGPGWLPGPALGSFLAGASVLRREAFLECGGFSRRLWLGGEEELLAVDLATAGWELCYLEELTVHHQASERRDAHGRRRVGLRNTLWFTWLRRPLRAALRRTAHLARTVPRDRVSALAALDALRGLPWVLAERRCVPPRVEARLASLEASQENSRARRYVS
- a CDS encoding DUF2795 domain-containing protein; this translates as MSTAPNPIDLQKHLSGVDYPASKDDLVKAARDHNAGDDIVQALQNMPDRQYDGPNAVSEAVTKR
- a CDS encoding NAD(P)/FAD-dependent oxidoreductase, with the protein product MTDILVLGGGYTGVAAAIRVAHRTRSTGARVTLVNASPRFTERLRLHQTAAGERLADHALTDVLAGSGVEFAQGRVTAVDPVRRQVSLGDGRTLGYDKLIYALGTVTDATVPGVAEHAHVYDDYAATVRLSEHLDTLTSGTVIVAGGGLTGVESAAELAEARPHLHVVLLTRGRPGSMMSRGARAYLDRALERLGVEVRAGADITKVLPDGVELAGGELIHSDATLWTTGTRGLPLAAESGLTVDERGRIVVDRVLRSVSHPDVYAVGDAAAVTQKFGVMHGTCQGGIPTGLGAADSLAATLLGRTPPPFRFGYVHQPVSLGRRDAVIQFTHPDDSPRRWYLTGRAAIAYKETVSSSPLPQFRLLKRGLVPVWAFGLTAGRS
- a CDS encoding prephenate dehydrogenase produces the protein MDLRTVLVVGTGLIGTSAALALRKRGVRVLLADRDQGAVRLARELGAGEEWQPMKGGQSAAQAAERADLAIIAVPPAYVATELLELQRLDAARFYTDVASVKAEPIHRAAQLGCDLATYVASHPLAGREKSGPGAARDDLFLGRPWALCPTEEADPEAKAAVLRLIELCGANAVEVSAIDHDRAVAVVSHAPHVAASAVAARLADATDVALGLAGQGVRDVTRIAGSDPGLWLGILSGNASPVAEVLEAVANDLADAASALRALAEGDGTATNEITQLLKRGVVGHDRIPGKHGGPASSYAAVQVVIGDRPGQLARLFQVCDEVGVNVEDVRLEHAPGLPLGIAELSVEPDAAGTLTEALRERGWQVP
- the aroH gene encoding chorismate mutase, with translation MVRAIRGAIQVDANDRDSVISGTTELVSAIMERNSLSPDDVISVLFTATPDLTAEFPALAARKLGFHEVPLICCTEIDVPGALPRVVRLMAHVETDRPRSEIQHVYLRGAVALRQDIAQ
- a CDS encoding pseudouridine synthase, translating into MINRRSTPSGDGRGRGRAGGSGRGGRPAFRSDDTRGGFRRDDDNFRGGGPRRESGARDGARDGARDGARRGDSLRADRGGSRARYGGRRDGENASRPSREDRFGREERPGRDDRFGRDDRFGARADRGDRAERADRGARADRGDRGTYGDRGDRGGREARDGRYGRDERYGRDDRFGGRGGDRDDRFRSRDDRFGGRGDRPARDDRFGGRGDGPARDDRFGGRSDRPARDDRFGRGERPVREERYGRSERPVREERYGRGERYERAPRRDDRGGGYRSEGRDDRRDDRRDDRRDEQRRDDRAGGFRAGRSGRREEAAPRAAAGSTRSRYGRRDGDDRQGARAPRTPRRDDVQTIGGGTRRGGGQPGYGSPQHDRVKAARQPIRDRDLYPEGYTDERDTTEVPGGVRLQKVLAQAGVASRRACEEMIGEGRVTVNGQVVRRFGAKVDPAAQVIHVDGKRIPTAPDLVYYALNKPIGVVSTMDDPQGRPCLADYVEELAPRLFHVGRLDTETEGLLLLTNDGELANRLTHPSYGVQKKYWAKVPGPIPRDLGRRLKQGIELEDGIARADAFSIVQEHGQQALVEVVLHEGRKHVVRRMLEEAGHRVIDLARIEFGPVKLGRTKPGTVRALSLKEVGELYAAVKL